The following are from one region of the Acipenser ruthenus unplaced genomic scaffold, fAciRut3.2 maternal haplotype, whole genome shotgun sequence genome:
- the LOC117970715 gene encoding protein CutA homolog isoform X3, producing MVPLLRIVGLRVFSMASEGYAAGTHSAAFVTCPNEQVAKEIARGMVERKLAACVNIVPKITSVYEWQGKIEEDSEVLMMIKTRTSKVPALAEYVRSVHPYEVAEVISLPIDQGNPPYLKWLGDSVPE from the exons ATGGTCCCTCTGCTAAGGATTGTGGGATTGCGTGTGTTCTCCATGGCCTCTGAAGGATATGCTGCTGGAACGCACTCTGCTGCATTTGTCACCTGCCCCAACGAACAGGTGGCCAAGGAGATTGCAcg GGGGATGGTAGAGAGGAAGCTGGCTGCGTGTGTGAACATCGTCCCGAAGATAACGTCTGT GTACGAATGGCAGGGGAAAATCGAAGAGGACAGCGAGGTCTTGATG ATGATTAAAACCAGGACATCCAAAGTTCCAGCCTTGGCAGAATATGTCCG CTCTGTTCATCCCTATGAAGTGGCCGAGGTGATCAGCCTGCCCATCGACCAGGGGAACCCTCCTTACCTGAAGTGGCTGGGAGACTCTGTGCCGGAGTAA
- the LOC117970715 gene encoding protein CutA homolog isoform X1, whose product MIAPDTLKPSLLRAACIALVVGVLMVPLLRIVGLRVFSMASEGYAAGTHSAAFVTCPNEQVAKEIARGMVERKLAACVNIVPKITSVYEWQGKIEEDSEVLMMIKTRTSKVPALAEYVRSVHPYEVAEVISLPIDQGNPPYLKWLGDSVPE is encoded by the exons ATGATCGCACCCGACACTCTGAAGCCCAGCCTCCTCCGAGCTGCCTGCATT GCTCTTGTTGTGGGTGTGTTGATGGTCCCTCTGCTAAGGATTGTGGGATTGCGTGTGTTCTCCATGGCCTCTGAAGGATATGCTGCTGGAACGCACTCTGCTGCATTTGTCACCTGCCCCAACGAACAGGTGGCCAAGGAGATTGCAcg GGGGATGGTAGAGAGGAAGCTGGCTGCGTGTGTGAACATCGTCCCGAAGATAACGTCTGT GTACGAATGGCAGGGGAAAATCGAAGAGGACAGCGAGGTCTTGATG ATGATTAAAACCAGGACATCCAAAGTTCCAGCCTTGGCAGAATATGTCCG CTCTGTTCATCCCTATGAAGTGGCCGAGGTGATCAGCCTGCCCATCGACCAGGGGAACCCTCCTTACCTGAAGTGGCTGGGAGACTCTGTGCCGGAGTAA
- the LOC117970715 gene encoding protein CutA homolog isoform X2 — protein sequence MIAPDTLKPSLLRAACIALVVGVLMVPLLRIVGLRVFSMASEGYAAGTHSAAFVTCPNEQVAKEIARYEWQGKIEEDSEVLMMIKTRTSKVPALAEYVRSVHPYEVAEVISLPIDQGNPPYLKWLGDSVPE from the exons ATGATCGCACCCGACACTCTGAAGCCCAGCCTCCTCCGAGCTGCCTGCATT GCTCTTGTTGTGGGTGTGTTGATGGTCCCTCTGCTAAGGATTGTGGGATTGCGTGTGTTCTCCATGGCCTCTGAAGGATATGCTGCTGGAACGCACTCTGCTGCATTTGTCACCTGCCCCAACGAACAGGTGGCCAAGGAGATTGCAcg GTACGAATGGCAGGGGAAAATCGAAGAGGACAGCGAGGTCTTGATG ATGATTAAAACCAGGACATCCAAAGTTCCAGCCTTGGCAGAATATGTCCG CTCTGTTCATCCCTATGAAGTGGCCGAGGTGATCAGCCTGCCCATCGACCAGGGGAACCCTCCTTACCTGAAGTGGCTGGGAGACTCTGTGCCGGAGTAA